The following are from one region of the Planctomonas sp. JC2975 genome:
- a CDS encoding DUF5979 domain-containing protein — MATIVGVVALTLSGALIGTAPAAAADPDAAFQITKEVVGTQTTFQPGDTFQYRITVSCSSTTVGGCVNANVADELPAPLVLNPNASPQVTASLSSGGPVSVSYAGSTGFVVTPTEGWTYNGTPETGMIAGNQVIITVSAQVPTDVPGTYNGETITNTATANADNAPSKNGTADVTLNVPTTLDAGMSKNASVSTIPAVPGRPVDWTLTPSNQSNQNVDTIVVQDPVDPANPPTNLQYLDFSGAPDITPPPTTTSTDIEYLVNGTWTTTAPVPPDTPEGIRVTFHGTYAPGASGKVVIHSTTNDQVTTIPEGDSVTIHNDASTIVQKNGESSDPATDSADVTMSANAPDVSITKSFDDTTLLSGQAATADVKATVGAQDVESLTINEPTAGQPGFSEQGLTFTGFGSNLTWPVAATEATITYTYTDCASTTDSTTAVNTLPDPQSGCTVDGFSVTYESPGTDGIESGTYAEIPIDVTANRVVTVKSSTNFVDTSVTNTEDQTGTADTKADFTISPLTVDTEVTKKMTPSQIYGVPGTTATISLTGKVSDDSSVGSNTLVISDPNSPGTDTTGFWNQFTADNVQTDIPNCSTLTVNYWSVSQGKYVTFPGASGIEGPVQNYTYTVPADLKSDIGGIQFVFLPSTASGCADTLPPGFNVTPTIGVETTQTNDTPVTVDNGVCSKVANPNAVRSPQTACADASIDIIPINGGGTGPQLVDKAWTQDTVPALSGEDRTTRIGWSTSGLNLKSMAISDPASLGELTDVSTSVFDAWNLKQIAPITTADDPQIAQDVISEVSLYEDGAWVDITAQACASGCTGQFGGYTLSGAQQQAATGLRFVYSERTAGAGVGSSYDFSRPLNLVWTLRDTLRSNPTQYVLGTEHTYTYNTGDPGVVNNTVQGDGTLQDDSVYTSSANDTITITDSPVNVELSKSFDQADLGLPQEGTDQSDYPLISSTMTGTNNTAGKISSMVISDPSASQAAPTVFDTLNLYSIDTVTPPPGATADDTTVTLAGGTAAGTYTLADAQALSPTDLSTVTGIQVSFGTPDGAPIINTAAQGIVGLTWQLRSTYRSSGLPMQPTNGNAVENDAHVQVDSPDRIPCTDPPSGFCSSGEADANASFNIVEANYTVTTQKSIDPPTMTEDVTPPNYTSTLVSQPDGNARTILMTTTDDTPTFWNTMDYTGASISVPVPVNEVRMDVLTDDPANGKTITWAVVAGQLVASCNGTIVTQTSACWTTGEWVSSTGTVTFDLPNGVSASQVVGVRFEARELVDGTPVQWERPYNPKLSYSLSTMRREFTRSDPSLLVGTDRPDLQPNPGETQLGIITNTVRSHGDAQFGPGESFTDDSSATATTLVQHLVNSVKVTKTRGSAALLDANGSIPYVFTVTNTGQWDMTGLTVTDQITPLVGNPAQSPVIEPTPPAYTFTLMGPNGEIGDTTGFSAHLDESTGIITVTTPDDFVFVHGWTLTVGAPLLFRPGLDPDTVIHNTVTATSDRLFETCQSTTTDMVPNPDTHNVADCAADTTVAPAASSVVSMKKWVKGDSAGDPADPSQDDLGVLNVAGTGADECSTSTDDFYSYPCAPITRPGGNETWKLDFTNSGNANARVIAAVDTLPAVGDQGVIVPGGRGSQFATTLVGSVEANLDPLATLTAYYSTQVLSQDCNENAIRVYTDQTSTDPACDFGWTAFDSSTPESELAAARSVEFVVTYPETPFGSGLRPGSTLSISFDTRTPSVLPKESAVPSGEPIAYNSFAGASRTVATVSQPEHGELPAEPQRVAVATATGQLQMVKEVNAPDFSGDVNLPNSYPMLVTCTSNGQAVDLMFADGSDASRPSVPSDGSVFVYDNTTGPVNLPLFASCTVVEDPAIPGDTATVSPTTPLTADRDVSTNDQVDHPYVGTPDEARFTISNTFTAGGFTVSKAVDNGGAENQDGDAIVYDQAFTFTASCTYLGQEAVTAADQTFTLHDGESKAFTGIPTGAECTVTETDDGGAGSTDITLTTGGDTSTTTGSSTQFTVGDGNATITTAAFTNHMTVGSVSITKVITGSGAADYGQGPFTFHTTCTLDGADPNTVYDETFQLSPPDDLTKTIDNLPTGASCTTEETDFAGAQTHNVTPDSVTVGDGDTQTFTATNDFQTGALNIHKIIDGDGAATWGQGPFEVSVACMYNGSPVSIPGGATRELSSAGNWEASYDPLPIGAVCDISEIDDQGATSTTITDADGNEVSEVTITSQTTPLQLTVTNTFDVGSIQVDKVIAGASGGSHVGDTFQILATCTYQGETITVPGGAARELTVGTPVVYDDLPIGTVCSITETDDSGAVASIVVPQSVTVTSNGTDDTVQVHVINAYTVGGFTVTKTVDSDAVDRNGDPLVYDQAFTFAASCTYNGVSTLDTTFSITDGGSQSFSDLPTDSVCTVTETDDGGAGSTDITLNQTGQPPVSSSGDSVQFAIGVRIISVTTVAFTNTMTAGSLDLLKVVNGAGAATWGAGPFTLHVLCTYSGADPNIVYSNDVVLGGDDPLETTIDGLPTGATCIVTEPDAAGAQNTTIDPHVVTIGAEDTVSVTVTNTFTIGQIVVSKKVDGPGASEHQNDTFGVHLACTWNGGAIAIPGGADRSLTVADPVTYSDLPVGAECVVSETDTGGALQVQMTPATEGNVQTSSVTVGDGTAVQVVVTNSFDPTSSWLAGTGSSLVPALITAIGLLVAGLGIALAGILRRRRA; from the coding sequence GTGGCGACGATCGTCGGGGTCGTCGCTCTCACGCTCAGTGGAGCCTTGATCGGGACGGCGCCCGCAGCCGCGGCCGATCCCGATGCGGCGTTCCAGATCACCAAGGAAGTGGTCGGTACGCAGACCACGTTCCAACCGGGCGACACGTTCCAGTACCGCATCACCGTTTCGTGCAGTTCGACGACGGTCGGCGGCTGCGTCAACGCGAACGTCGCGGACGAGTTGCCGGCTCCGCTCGTGCTCAATCCGAATGCCAGCCCGCAGGTCACCGCGTCGCTCTCGTCCGGTGGACCGGTCAGCGTGAGCTACGCCGGTTCGACCGGCTTCGTCGTGACGCCAACAGAAGGCTGGACCTACAACGGGACGCCTGAGACCGGCATGATCGCCGGCAATCAGGTCATCATCACGGTCTCTGCGCAAGTGCCCACCGATGTGCCGGGCACATACAACGGCGAGACCATCACGAACACCGCAACGGCGAACGCCGACAACGCGCCGAGCAAGAACGGGACGGCGGATGTCACGCTGAACGTGCCGACGACGCTTGACGCCGGCATGAGCAAGAACGCTTCGGTCAGCACGATCCCGGCCGTGCCGGGGCGACCGGTCGACTGGACGCTGACGCCAAGTAACCAGTCGAACCAGAACGTCGACACGATCGTCGTGCAGGATCCCGTCGACCCTGCCAATCCGCCCACGAACCTCCAGTACCTCGACTTCAGCGGTGCCCCGGACATCACACCTCCTCCGACCACGACGAGCACTGACATCGAGTATCTGGTGAACGGCACGTGGACCACGACGGCCCCTGTGCCCCCGGACACGCCGGAGGGCATCCGCGTCACCTTCCACGGCACGTACGCGCCCGGCGCCTCAGGGAAGGTCGTCATCCATTCGACCACCAACGACCAGGTCACGACTATCCCCGAGGGCGATTCGGTCACGATCCACAACGACGCCAGCACCATCGTGCAGAAGAACGGAGAGTCCAGTGACCCGGCGACCGACAGCGCAGACGTGACCATGTCTGCGAACGCGCCGGACGTGTCGATCACCAAGTCGTTCGACGACACGACGCTGTTGTCTGGGCAAGCCGCGACGGCCGACGTGAAGGCGACAGTGGGGGCGCAGGATGTCGAGTCCCTGACGATCAACGAACCCACGGCGGGACAGCCGGGCTTCAGCGAGCAGGGACTCACGTTCACCGGATTCGGCAGCAACCTCACGTGGCCGGTAGCGGCCACCGAGGCGACGATCACGTACACATACACCGATTGCGCGTCCACCACCGACTCGACGACGGCGGTGAACACGCTGCCGGATCCGCAGTCCGGCTGCACGGTCGACGGATTCAGCGTGACGTACGAGTCGCCGGGCACCGACGGCATCGAATCCGGCACGTACGCGGAGATCCCGATCGACGTCACGGCCAACCGGGTCGTCACGGTGAAATCGAGCACGAACTTCGTCGACACCTCCGTCACGAACACCGAGGACCAGACGGGCACCGCGGACACGAAGGCGGACTTCACCATCTCGCCGCTGACTGTCGACACCGAGGTGACCAAGAAGATGACGCCGTCCCAGATCTACGGCGTCCCTGGAACCACGGCCACGATCTCACTCACCGGCAAGGTGTCGGACGACTCGTCGGTGGGCTCCAACACTCTCGTCATCTCCGACCCGAACAGCCCGGGGACGGACACGACGGGATTCTGGAACCAGTTCACGGCTGACAACGTGCAGACGGACATCCCCAATTGCTCCACCCTCACCGTGAACTACTGGTCCGTGTCTCAGGGAAAGTACGTGACGTTCCCGGGTGCCAGCGGCATCGAGGGGCCGGTGCAGAATTACACGTACACCGTTCCGGCCGACCTGAAGTCCGACATCGGCGGCATCCAGTTCGTGTTTTTGCCGAGCACGGCAAGCGGATGCGCCGACACACTGCCGCCCGGATTCAATGTGACCCCGACCATAGGCGTCGAGACGACGCAGACCAACGACACTCCGGTCACCGTCGACAACGGCGTCTGCAGCAAGGTCGCCAACCCGAACGCGGTGCGCTCGCCGCAGACGGCGTGCGCGGACGCCAGCATCGACATCATCCCGATCAACGGCGGCGGCACGGGGCCGCAGCTCGTGGACAAGGCATGGACGCAGGACACGGTCCCTGCGCTCTCCGGCGAGGATCGCACCACGCGGATCGGCTGGTCGACCTCCGGCCTGAATCTGAAATCGATGGCGATCAGCGATCCGGCATCGCTCGGCGAGCTGACCGATGTCTCCACGAGCGTCTTCGACGCGTGGAACCTCAAGCAGATCGCGCCGATCACCACGGCCGATGATCCGCAGATCGCACAGGACGTGATCAGCGAGGTGAGCCTCTACGAGGACGGCGCGTGGGTGGACATCACGGCTCAGGCCTGCGCGAGCGGCTGCACGGGTCAGTTCGGCGGCTACACCCTCAGCGGGGCTCAGCAACAGGCGGCCACTGGCCTGAGGTTCGTCTATTCGGAGCGCACTGCCGGGGCGGGCGTCGGGTCGTCGTACGACTTCTCGCGTCCACTGAACCTGGTGTGGACCCTTCGCGACACGCTTCGCAGCAATCCCACGCAGTACGTGCTCGGCACCGAGCACACGTACACATACAACACGGGTGATCCGGGCGTCGTGAACAACACGGTGCAGGGCGATGGCACGTTGCAGGACGACAGCGTGTACACCTCGTCGGCGAACGACACGATCACGATCACGGACTCGCCTGTCAACGTCGAACTGTCCAAGTCGTTCGACCAGGCCGACCTCGGCCTGCCACAGGAGGGAACGGACCAGTCCGACTATCCGCTCATCTCCTCGACGATGACCGGCACCAACAACACTGCAGGCAAGATCTCGTCGATGGTCATCTCCGATCCGTCCGCGAGCCAGGCAGCGCCAACCGTCTTCGACACGCTGAACCTCTACTCGATCGACACGGTCACCCCGCCTCCCGGTGCCACGGCCGACGATACGACTGTCACCCTGGCCGGCGGCACCGCGGCCGGCACTTACACACTGGCTGACGCCCAGGCGTTGTCGCCAACGGACCTGTCCACCGTGACGGGCATCCAGGTGTCGTTCGGCACGCCCGACGGAGCCCCGATCATCAACACGGCAGCACAAGGCATCGTGGGGCTCACGTGGCAGCTGCGATCGACCTATCGCTCGTCGGGGCTGCCGATGCAGCCGACGAACGGCAACGCCGTCGAGAACGACGCACACGTGCAAGTGGACAGCCCCGACCGCATCCCGTGCACCGACCCGCCGAGCGGGTTCTGCAGTTCCGGCGAGGCCGACGCCAACGCGTCGTTCAACATCGTCGAAGCGAACTACACCGTCACGACCCAGAAGTCGATCGACCCGCCGACCATGACCGAGGACGTCACGCCTCCCAACTACACCTCGACTCTGGTGTCGCAGCCCGACGGGAACGCCCGCACCATCCTGATGACGACGACTGATGACACGCCGACGTTCTGGAACACCATGGACTACACCGGAGCGTCCATCTCGGTGCCCGTTCCGGTGAACGAGGTGCGGATGGATGTGCTCACGGACGACCCGGCCAACGGCAAGACGATCACCTGGGCCGTCGTGGCCGGCCAGCTCGTGGCATCCTGCAACGGCACCATCGTCACGCAGACCTCCGCGTGTTGGACGACGGGTGAGTGGGTGTCGTCCACCGGAACGGTCACGTTCGACCTGCCGAACGGGGTGTCAGCATCGCAAGTAGTCGGGGTGCGCTTCGAGGCGCGCGAACTCGTGGACGGCACGCCTGTGCAGTGGGAGCGGCCGTACAACCCGAAGCTCAGCTATTCGCTGAGCACGATGCGGCGGGAGTTCACGCGCAGCGATCCGAGCCTGCTGGTCGGCACTGACCGTCCCGACCTGCAGCCGAACCCCGGCGAGACTCAGCTCGGCATCATCACGAATACGGTGCGCTCGCACGGCGACGCCCAGTTCGGTCCGGGGGAGAGCTTCACTGACGACTCATCGGCAACAGCGACCACCCTCGTGCAGCACCTCGTGAATTCCGTCAAGGTGACGAAGACGAGAGGATCGGCGGCGCTGCTCGACGCGAACGGTTCGATCCCGTACGTCTTCACCGTCACGAACACCGGCCAATGGGACATGACGGGGCTGACGGTCACCGACCAGATCACGCCGTTAGTGGGGAACCCGGCGCAGTCGCCGGTGATTGAGCCGACACCGCCCGCCTACACGTTCACTCTCATGGGACCGAACGGCGAGATCGGAGACACGACGGGCTTCTCCGCGCATCTCGACGAGTCGACCGGGATCATCACCGTGACGACACCCGACGACTTCGTCTTCGTGCACGGGTGGACGTTGACGGTGGGTGCTCCACTGCTGTTCCGCCCCGGGCTCGATCCGGACACTGTGATCCACAACACGGTGACGGCGACGTCTGATCGTCTCTTCGAGACGTGTCAGTCGACGACGACCGACATGGTGCCCAATCCGGACACCCACAACGTGGCAGACTGCGCGGCGGACACGACCGTAGCGCCGGCGGCCAGCTCCGTCGTCTCGATGAAGAAGTGGGTCAAGGGCGACAGCGCAGGGGATCCCGCCGATCCGAGCCAGGACGACCTCGGCGTGCTCAACGTCGCAGGCACCGGCGCCGACGAGTGCAGCACATCCACTGACGACTTCTACAGCTACCCGTGCGCACCGATCACTCGACCCGGCGGCAACGAGACCTGGAAGCTCGACTTCACCAATTCGGGCAATGCGAACGCCCGCGTGATCGCGGCCGTGGACACGTTGCCTGCGGTGGGTGACCAGGGCGTGATCGTGCCGGGAGGCCGTGGATCGCAGTTCGCGACCACGCTGGTAGGAAGCGTCGAGGCGAATCTCGATCCTCTGGCGACGCTGACCGCGTACTACTCGACGCAGGTGCTCAGCCAGGACTGCAACGAGAACGCGATCAGGGTCTACACCGATCAGACGTCGACGGATCCGGCGTGCGACTTCGGCTGGACGGCGTTCGACTCCAGCACCCCGGAGTCGGAGCTCGCTGCGGCGCGGAGCGTCGAGTTCGTCGTGACCTACCCGGAGACCCCGTTCGGCTCGGGGCTGCGCCCTGGCTCGACGCTCTCGATCTCCTTCGACACGCGCACGCCGTCGGTCCTTCCCAAGGAGTCGGCGGTCCCGTCGGGCGAGCCGATCGCGTACAACTCCTTCGCGGGCGCGTCTCGGACGGTCGCGACGGTGTCCCAGCCGGAGCATGGAGAATTGCCGGCCGAGCCGCAGCGCGTCGCCGTCGCCACAGCGACCGGACAGCTGCAGATGGTGAAGGAGGTGAACGCCCCCGACTTCTCGGGCGACGTGAACCTGCCGAACTCGTATCCGATGCTGGTCACGTGCACGTCGAACGGGCAGGCTGTCGATCTGATGTTCGCCGACGGCAGCGACGCGAGCCGCCCCAGTGTGCCGTCGGACGGCAGCGTGTTCGTCTACGACAACACGACGGGACCGGTCAACCTGCCGCTCTTCGCGAGTTGCACGGTCGTCGAGGATCCGGCGATTCCCGGCGATACCGCGACCGTGAGTCCGACGACGCCGCTGACCGCTGACCGCGACGTCAGCACGAACGACCAGGTGGATCATCCGTACGTCGGCACTCCGGATGAGGCGCGTTTCACCATCTCGAACACCTTCACGGCTGGGGGCTTCACGGTGAGCAAGGCCGTGGACAACGGCGGTGCGGAGAACCAGGACGGTGATGCGATCGTCTACGACCAGGCATTCACGTTCACCGCATCCTGCACGTATCTGGGGCAGGAGGCCGTGACCGCCGCCGACCAGACGTTCACCCTGCACGATGGCGAGTCCAAGGCGTTCACTGGAATCCCGACCGGAGCAGAGTGCACCGTGACAGAGACGGACGACGGCGGAGCCGGGTCCACCGACATCACGTTGACGACGGGCGGCGACACATCGACCACGACTGGATCCTCGACTCAGTTCACGGTCGGCGACGGGAACGCGACCATCACGACGGCCGCGTTCACCAACCACATGACGGTCGGTTCGGTGAGCATCACGAAGGTCATCACCGGATCGGGTGCCGCGGATTACGGGCAGGGACCGTTCACGTTCCACACGACGTGCACACTGGACGGTGCCGACCCGAACACGGTTTACGACGAGACGTTCCAGCTGTCGCCGCCTGACGACCTCACCAAGACGATCGACAACCTGCCGACTGGGGCATCCTGCACGACGGAAGAGACCGACTTCGCCGGCGCACAGACGCACAACGTGACCCCGGACTCCGTCACCGTCGGTGACGGCGACACGCAGACCTTCACGGCCACTAACGACTTCCAGACCGGTGCGCTGAACATCCACAAGATCATCGACGGCGATGGCGCAGCGACCTGGGGCCAAGGACCGTTCGAGGTGAGCGTGGCCTGCATGTACAACGGCTCGCCGGTCAGCATTCCCGGCGGCGCCACCCGCGAACTCTCGTCGGCCGGCAACTGGGAGGCGTCATACGATCCGCTTCCGATCGGTGCGGTCTGCGACATCTCCGAGATCGACGACCAGGGGGCGACGAGCACCACGATCACGGATGCCGACGGCAACGAGGTCAGCGAGGTGACGATCACCAGTCAGACGACGCCGCTACAGCTCACGGTGACGAACACGTTCGACGTGGGCAGCATCCAGGTCGACAAGGTCATCGCCGGCGCCTCCGGCGGGAGCCACGTCGGTGACACCTTCCAGATTCTTGCCACGTGCACGTATCAGGGAGAGACCATCACGGTGCCGGGCGGCGCGGCACGTGAACTCACCGTGGGTACGCCGGTGGTCTACGACGACCTTCCGATCGGAACGGTGTGCAGCATCACGGAGACCGACGATTCCGGTGCCGTCGCCTCGATTGTGGTTCCGCAGAGCGTGACCGTCACCTCAAATGGGACCGATGACACCGTCCAGGTGCACGTGATCAACGCCTACACGGTCGGCGGATTCACCGTGACGAAGACGGTCGATTCGGATGCCGTGGACCGCAACGGCGATCCGCTCGTGTACGACCAGGCGTTCACATTCGCCGCGTCGTGCACGTACAACGGCGTGTCCACCCTGGACACGACCTTCAGCATCACGGATGGCGGGTCGCAGTCCTTCTCTGATCTGCCGACGGATTCGGTGTGCACCGTGACCGAGACCGACGATGGCGGTGCCGGTTCGACCGACATCACCCTCAACCAGACCGGCCAACCGCCGGTCAGCTCGTCTGGCGACAGCGTGCAATTCGCGATCGGGGTCCGCATCATCTCCGTCACGACCGTCGCGTTCACGAACACCATGACGGCGGGGTCGCTGGATCTGCTGAAGGTCGTCAATGGCGCGGGCGCTGCCACCTGGGGCGCCGGACCGTTCACGCTGCACGTGCTGTGCACCTATTCGGGAGCGGATCCGAACATCGTCTACTCGAACGACGTCGTACTCGGTGGTGACGATCCGCTGGAGACCACGATCGACGGACTGCCGACGGGCGCCACGTGCATCGTTACCGAACCGGATGCGGCCGGCGCGCAGAACACCACGATCGATCCGCACGTCGTGACGATCGGCGCCGAGGACACGGTGAGCGTCACCGTCACGAACACGTTCACGATCGGTCAGATCGTCGTCTCGAAGAAGGTGGACGGGCCCGGTGCGTCTGAGCACCAGAACGACACGTTCGGTGTGCACCTGGCGTGCACCTGGAACGGTGGCGCGATCGCCATTCCGGGAGGTGCGGACCGCTCGCTGACGGTGGCGGATCCCGTCACGTACTCCGACCTGCCGGTGGGCGCGGAGTGCGTCGTGAGCGAGACCGATACCGGTGGTGCCCTCCAGGTGCAGATGACTCCGGCGACCGAGGGCAACGTGCAGACGTCATCCGTCACGGTCGGCGACGGCACAGCTGTGCAGGTGGTCGTGACGAACTCGTTCGATCCCACGTCGTCCTGGCTGGCCGGCACGGGTTCGAGTCTGGTGCCGGCGCTGATCACCGCGATCGGCCTGCTCGTCGCCGGTCTCGGGATCGCGCTCGCCGGCATCCTGCGCCGCCGCCGGGCCTGA
- a CDS encoding cation:proton antiporter, producing MDARIAPIVLIPALALLAPILSTLVGRFVKIPLVVYEIVLGILAGPSVLGWIPKSDALTTFSNFGLAFLFFMAGNEIDFATIKGRPLNRAIIGWLISLAGGLVLGILLAPTPIAGIYVGIALCSTALGTLMPLLRDAGELRTPFGLAVTAVGAIGEFGPLVAISLFLSGRTPLAGALVLIGFVIIAGVGVWLASRGTHERFHRLVTATMHTSGQFVVRFAVAIIAALVGLSIALGLDMLLGAFAAGILSKVLLSGAKPETSEQIEGKIEAVAFGVVVPVFFLTTGVNFDLLGLLADSRALILLPIFLVLLLVVRGLPGLIASPKGATGKDRGALALFSATALPIIVAVTNIGLKQHDLSSGTASALVGAGMLSVLLFPVIALALRRSSADGGVRPPDAEHVPTVG from the coding sequence ATGGATGCCAGGATCGCGCCCATCGTGCTCATCCCCGCGCTGGCTCTTCTGGCGCCGATCTTGTCGACGCTCGTCGGCCGTTTCGTAAAAATACCCCTGGTCGTGTACGAAATCGTGCTCGGCATTCTTGCGGGTCCCAGCGTGCTGGGCTGGATCCCGAAATCGGATGCCCTCACCACCTTCTCCAACTTCGGCCTCGCGTTCCTCTTCTTCATGGCCGGCAACGAGATCGACTTCGCGACGATCAAGGGGCGCCCGCTGAACAGGGCCATCATCGGGTGGCTCATCTCGCTCGCGGGCGGACTCGTGCTCGGCATCCTGCTGGCGCCCACTCCGATCGCGGGGATCTACGTCGGCATAGCGCTGTGCTCGACCGCGCTCGGCACGCTCATGCCTCTCCTGCGCGACGCCGGTGAGCTGCGAACACCGTTCGGGCTCGCGGTGACGGCCGTCGGCGCGATCGGCGAGTTCGGCCCGCTCGTCGCGATCTCGCTGTTCCTCTCCGGACGCACGCCGCTCGCCGGGGCCCTCGTGCTGATCGGGTTCGTCATCATCGCGGGAGTCGGGGTGTGGCTGGCATCCCGCGGAACGCACGAGCGGTTCCACCGTCTGGTGACCGCAACAATGCACACCAGCGGCCAGTTCGTCGTGCGCTTCGCCGTCGCGATCATCGCCGCGCTCGTCGGGCTCAGCATCGCGCTGGGGCTGGACATGCTGCTCGGAGCGTTCGCCGCCGGCATCCTGAGCAAAGTGTTGCTCTCCGGCGCCAAGCCCGAGACGTCCGAGCAGATCGAGGGCAAGATCGAGGCTGTCGCGTTCGGCGTCGTCGTCCCGGTCTTCTTCCTCACGACTGGCGTCAACTTCGACCTGCTCGGGCTGCTCGCGGACTCGCGGGCGCTCATCCTGCTGCCGATCTTCCTGGTGCTCTTGCTCGTCGTGCGCGGTCTCCCTGGGCTGATCGCCTCACCGAAGGGCGCGACCGGCAAGGACCGCGGCGCGCTGGCGCTCTTCTCAGCAACCGCGCTGCCCATCATCGTTGCCGTGACGAACATCGGTCTGAAACAGCACGACCTGTCGTCGGGAACGGCAAGCGCACTCGTCGGCGCCGGGATGCTGTCGGTACTGCTCTTCCCGGTGATCGCACTGGCGCTGCGGCGCAGCTCAGCCGACGGCGGCGTGCGCCCGCCTGACGCTGAGCACGTGCCGACCGTAGGGTGA
- a CDS encoding serine hydrolase domain-containing protein, translating into MPTSSGQPTETRASAFWRTSTAEAEGVDPAGIRALIDAYDADPAIDPHALIVVRHGAVVASAQWAPYATTRPQLVYSLSKSFTSTAAGFAAAEGLLDLDTSAVDYFPEYADSVAPESRRILVRHLASMATGHLQDMIVSFWQDREHPIRQFFATPPEREPGTVFTYNQLATYTLGVIVQRRSGQRLTDYLQTRLFEPLGIPPLGWQQQPADVELGFSGLFAPPEAIAKLGRLYLDGGVWDGERLLPEWWVKEATSLQVANATPGDPLAPESDWAQGYGFQFWMSRHGFRGDGAFGQFCLVLPEQDAVVAITAQVHDMQQELNLVWEHLLPAFHDEPLAPRPDGGEALLGLELSIPFPADLRPFAQLDASAAGEYRSVGDPDAPDGYPQLTRVVLQRDADGWTVALHEDPAGSASADGSQRPTTSAVPLDDAVDDPDRASAQGWIAAVAVPQTPSTPTGSVGGRVGDGSWAVTEGGDSGTLEVPIAARGGILDADSVATPRIDVAFIDTPHRLTLTFDTQASTVTAQWTSRSLGFAGAYQLRAVRPGESFVVER; encoded by the coding sequence GTGCCCACCTCATCCGGCCAGCCGACCGAAACCCGAGCCAGCGCGTTCTGGCGCACGAGCACCGCGGAGGCCGAGGGCGTGGATCCGGCGGGGATCCGCGCGCTCATCGACGCCTACGACGCGGATCCCGCGATCGATCCGCACGCACTGATCGTGGTCCGGCATGGCGCGGTGGTCGCTTCGGCTCAGTGGGCGCCGTATGCGACGACCCGTCCGCAGCTCGTGTACTCGCTGAGCAAGAGCTTCACGAGCACGGCAGCGGGATTCGCCGCCGCAGAGGGCCTCCTCGACCTGGACACTTCCGCCGTCGATTACTTTCCGGAGTACGCGGACAGCGTCGCGCCCGAGAGCCGGCGCATCCTGGTGCGGCATCTCGCCTCGATGGCGACCGGCCACCTGCAGGACATGATCGTGTCGTTCTGGCAGGACCGCGAGCATCCGATCCGTCAGTTCTTTGCCACCCCGCCGGAGCGCGAGCCCGGCACGGTGTTCACATACAACCAACTCGCCACCTACACACTCGGCGTGATCGTGCAGCGGCGCTCGGGACAGCGCCTCACCGACTATCTGCAGACGCGGCTCTTCGAGCCTCTGGGAATCCCGCCGCTCGGGTGGCAGCAGCAGCCGGCAGATGTCGAACTGGGCTTCTCCGGACTCTTCGCGCCGCCTGAGGCGATCGCGAAGCTCGGACGGCTCTACCTCGACGGCGGAGTGTGGGACGGCGAGCGTCTGCTCCCCGAGTGGTGGGTGAAGGAGGCGACGAGCCTGCAGGTGGCGAACGCGACGCCCGGAGATCCGCTGGCCCCGGAGTCCGATTGGGCCCAGGGATACGGCTTCCAGTTCTGGATGTCGCGCCACGGCTTCCGCGGAGACGGCGCCTTCGGCCAGTTCTGCCTCGTGCTTCCCGAGCAGGATGCCGTGGTGGCCATCACTGCGCAGGTGCACGACATGCAGCAGGAGTTGAACCTGGTGTGGGAGCACCTGCTTCCTGCGTTCCACGACGAGCCGCTCGCACCTCGGCCGGACGGCGGCGAGGCGCTGCTCGGTCTCGAGTTGAGCATCCCGTTCCCCGCGGATCTGCGGCCGTTCGCGCAGCTGGACGCCTCGGCGGCCGGTGAGTACCGTTCGGTGGGTGACCCGGATGCTCCCGACGGATACCCCCAGCTGACGCGCGTCGTGCTGCAGCGCGACGCCGACGGCTGGACGGTCGCGCTGCACGAGGACCCGGCCGGCAGTGCGTCGGCCGATGGGTCGCAGCGCCCGACAACGTCTGCGGTGCCCCTCGACGACGCCGTCGACGACCCGGACCGGGCGAGCGCCCAGGGCTGGATCGCCGCCGTCGCGGTGCCGCAGACGCCGTCCACGCCGACAGGCTCGGTCGGCGGCCGGGTCGGTGACGGCTCGTGGGCGGTGACCGAGGGCGGGGACTCGGGAACGCTCGAGGTTCCGATCGCGGCGAGGGGCGGCATCCTCGATGCGGATTCCGTCGCCACCCCGCGCATCGACGTCGCCTTCATCGACACCCCGCATCGCCTCACGCTGACGTTCGACACGCAGGCCAGCACCGTCACCGCCCAGTGGACCTCGCGATCGCTCGGCTTCGCCGGCGCCTACCAGCTTCGCGCGGTGCGCCCGGGGGAGTCGTTCGTCGTCGAGCGCTGA